TAGTCttcatggcgagtcgtgcgtgtgtcgccttggtctagaatcaaagacgtcttGAGCAACTTGAGATTTGattctcaccggtcgccataacgtccgacgtctgagacggcgcGGCCCAGTTTGCAGAGGcggtgaatatgctggagcgGCAGAAAggcttttccccaaactatacagccctgccacggcgagcttagctttcaccaccgGTTAGCTTTCACTCTTATAGGTCGCCGCCCAACCTATAAGGATCAGGGACctaccttgcgacattttgccaagacgttggtgaatcttagcagtggtttactcttagctaggcttccgattccgaaaagtcggaatgtcggatgcgTCGAACTCCTTTTCAGGTTGGGAAACCCTGCCGGAGTACGAACATCTGCTGTGTATTGCAGTTcaacgcccagagtcacctccagaCCACTAAGAAGCGGTAAGCCGTTGTGGAGGACGAGGCTCCAGTAAGGAAACGATATTCTTTTCACTACGTTGCAGATCAATAGAGAGGCTGATTGTTGCAACATGACACATAAGACGACTAGCAAAACAACTACTCGTTTGCGTGTTTACGCACGCCATGAACTCTTTGTTTTGTAAATGCATAAGAAAACTACGGGGAACACCTAAAGAACATGAAAAAGGCTAGTAAGTTATCTAAGGTCGAAAACTTTGCCAACgcagattaaaagtctaactgATTTCTGGTAATTGTGTTCTATTCCAGACGTTTGAGAGGGGTTTGTAGTGGGATACATACAGAAGATATTTCACTTTTAGAAAgaacatgaaagaaaatgtttgatttGTAGTCGCTCAGATTTGAGgtatgtttgaaaaagtcttggctTTGTCTTGAGGTTTTAACACACTTCTTATAGTTTTTTAGCTTTGTAGCTTTTTTATAGTTAGGTAGGAACCCAGCTTCTAAGAGCAGCAACGAAAATACGTGGACTCTCTAGAAATATAAGAACCAGAGGCATAGAGTGGCTACTAAGTAACCAACTAGAAATCCTTTTACACGCCCAGAAGAGAAGGAATGGAAATTCatcctgtttttcttctttcggttACATGCTTGTTAGGATGCTGCTTCATAGGAGGGAAAGCTGAAGCATCTTATTCATGGATTGCAGCGGGTGCTATGCGTTTCTGTTCGCGCCGTGCTACGTACTCAACCTAAATTGTTAGTGGATGGAAAGTAACATCAAGGATTTCCATGAACGTTTCTCTTAAGTAGTTGCTGATTGAGTGCAAATCAAGCTATTTCTGAGAGATTCTTGATGGAAGTAAGAAACAAGTTCCAAAGAAGCGCAAATGACAGATTGGAAGAAGTTATTACAATCTAAGGAAGCCAAATTTACTAGTTTTGGTGCATCAGGCACAATTGATGAGATACAACATTGATTCAAATAATGGAGATGAGGTCAACTCTAAAGGAATAGCAAGTTCTCTACGTATTTGGAAGCACAACAAGAAACGATCCAGATATTTTACAGTCCTGAGTTATTTCATGATCATTTATCTGAGACCTAATTTGAAGCATACAGTTGAAAATGACACAGCTAAACAAAATACCTGCTTCACGTACTCGCATCGCATTCCGTACTCCACCCATTTCAGCGGATTCCCTTGTGCTCCGTTAAAGTATGTCGTGGAATAGAGTTCACTGTCTTTATACCCTCTACCTCTAAAATTGCGTCATTTTGGCAGTATCGAGCTGTATCTGCTCATAGGGAGACCGTCAAATGAAGTGAGCAGTGAAAGCTTACTTGAACCAGTTAGCAGCTTGTCTCATCTTCTCTCCTGCAGTGTCCGAGACACCGTGCACAAAAACAATCGGTTGGTTTTTCAATCTCTCTGACCGGTCAGCTTTCCCACCAAACGATCCTCTTCCTTGGAGATCTCGTCTGTGATTAGCTGGGTTCAAGCGACAATATGTAATACAAAAAGTCCAACTGGCAACAGTGAATCACATTCTGCACTTAGGCCACCGCGTAACACATAGATGAGAGACAACAGTCATGAGTATGcagtacaaaaagaaatacctCTCCATCTGGTCTTTCACTGAAGGTCCGTAATAACTCGCGAGATAAGCCGAGAAATCAGGTGAAAAGTCAGCAAAAACTTTTCCAACAAGCATCGCTGCAACAAGGACCTGGAACACGTGCACGACTGGCTTTGGTCCCAAAAATTGTTTGTAATATCTTACTCACCTTCATATTCGCGCAAATCGGGGTCCCGAGAGTGCAGCGACAGTGGCACGTGCTGTAAAGAAGGTGATGAGGAAAATTGCAGCCGGAGTGTCTGAGGAACTGCTGTACGGAGGCGGATAGGAGGCGCCCCTTTTGAAAGCAAATCGGGTGGATCCAGCGCGCCCGGATAATACGCCGGTCATCTATCGCCTCCCGCTCTGTTGCTGAACGCAGCATAACCTGTTTTCTTCGCTTTGAATTAGATGACATTTGTTTGGAAATGTAGCGAAACTCCCTGAGAACTTTCGCTACTGCACGACATCGCGGGGACAAAAGGAGAACGTGAAGAGGTCATTCGCGTCGTGGTTGCCGTATACATTGCTATTTCGTTCAGAGGAATCCAAGAACTGCTCAATAGTTTTAGTAAGGGCAGTGGTTTCGTCTAGTGCAGTCGTCCAAAGCTGTTTTACCGGAGTGGAATATCCCTTTCTCAGCACTTCATTTTACCGGAGTGGAATATCCCTTTCTCAGCACTTCCTCTATTCCAGCAAACTGGTTCAGTTAGTTGATGAGAACCCTCTCCTTGTAATTCTAACAGCAAGAGGTGACTAGCGTTTTGGTGACCAAAAACAGTCATATCtagagctttttcaccattgtaTACTCAGAAGATGTTGATTGCTTGCTTCTTAATGACGTTATCTTTTTGGAATCGTTTTAGAAAGCTAATGATGCAAATATACGATTTAGAACGTGCGTGTATTTGCAAAGAAGACGTAACCAATGCCAACAAATTGTCCACGGAGATTCAAGTTTTGAGCCAGCTTCGAACTTGCTGAAGGTATTAGATTTGAATATAAATGTCATATCCGTGAAATTTCAAATCTCGCAAGTGTTTTGTGGCAGACGCCAAATTCTTGACTAGTGTCCACAACGTAAAGATTCGCCTATCATTTCGGAGATTGCCTCCTGTCCCAGCACAATCTGCTATCAAGTACCTGCGCAGAATAACAGAAATTTGATTCCTATTTTGTATATGGCTTATTTGAGGTTGAACATTAGATTCTAGCACTTTCGTTGTTCGTttcgttttcacttttttgttcgtCTTTATCTCAAAATTTTATGCAGCTGCTTctctaactcttttttttttgctattcttgATTAgaacaggaaaagaaagaaatttgccATTTGACGGCTTTCTGTTATTCGCtcataaatttgatttttacatatatataatcACTCTTCAATACTCTTTATTTACGGCTGTGAACTACTTTTATAGAAGTTTTGTTGGGTAAAGCTAGTTCGGTTATGTTGATTTTGTTTAGTCGATGCCTAACGCCTACAGCACATTCGTTAAAAGCATTCCCACCAATTCCAGGAAATTGGGCATAATTGAACTGGGTTTACTGGAACCATCTAAATATTCAGTAATACCACTCGCTTACACCATCTCTggaaagaatttctggaaactggTTGAGACAAAATGAGTTGCGCTGCGTTAAACCCATAACATGTGTAAGAACTAAGGAAGTATTGCAAGTAAATGACTTGTTTCTAGTCCTTCATGTGTTGTGGATAACGCTACCCGGTGGTCTGTGAGAATGTTGCTTCGATCCGAAGTTGCTTATGCTTGTCTTATATTTTCGTCTTCCTGTTCCGTTCCGAACGCGGCTTAACGAATCAAGCATAGATATCCTGCGATCTCATTCTCCTATCCACTCAAGAAGAACCGGTTATTGAGTACAGAAATCAGCCATGTCTCAACCCCTATCACGAAATTCTTCTCATTCAAGTCACTCATTAACaaatcaaatttgaagaaCAATCAGGTCGTAGCAGtgatgatttttattttaggagATTTAGGAGCACACTACCTCTCCTTCGTCATTACGGCGATAGCAGAGTTTGGAACAAGTGGTCATCTCGGCGATCGGATGTGGGCGTCATGCCTTCTATTGAGCGAAAACAGAAGGATTAGGGAATTTGTGTCATACATTGAAAGAGCGTATGGCCGAGggtgaaaacaaaatgaagcacggtgcagtttcGGCAGcggtggcgcggtggagctagcagttggaatcgaggtgggaccattgcgaatctcttgaacacattcggcacCAAATGAATTTTGGTTGGATGCCTTTTCTTTGAGTCATCGACCGAtgtgctttattttttcagaccTTTCCTCGGAAATTGACGTTACTGCATCACTTGTGTGCGTTTCACGAAAAGAAACTTGACACAACTCACTGCTAGCACCCGTGGAAACTGTGGTGGATACAAAGACAAACTGACTGTCGACCATTCAACTACCGATATTGAGCATGAGAAAGTGGATAACTCCCTTCTGTATCTTTCCATATTGGggagtttttttcctaacgtGTGGTCGGCACCAAACGTGTTGAATCCGAAGCGCAACGCGCGTGCCGCAGTGCACACTCCGCCCAACACACAAGCTATGAGTGTATTCTGTATCCAAGAATGCACTCGGAAATTGCTTGTTtcgattcttcaaaaattcattatCTTTTGACTCTTATTTTTATGTCGAAATATCGTTATCTTTCGAGTCTTATTTTTATGTTGAAATAGAATGTCAAATGGAAGTATCGGATCATTTTcaacataattttcttttgcgaTTAGTCGAGTATTGAAACTGTGAAGCTGCTAACAAGATATAGTACAGTGCATGAAGAGCATTGAAGATCGCGTGCAAAACTTGAAAACGAACGAAGATAGAaacgaaacagaaaagaagaaaaattgcttgAGGAATAAAGACATCTATCGACTATTCTTATAATTTGGgcctttttaaaaatattccgtCAGTGTAAAATTAGTTCTTGCAGTTACCGTACTATAAGCAGGATTCTATTGGAAataagcagcataccacgagattgacgatgttgggatctctccacggaAACATATGGTTAAGGTTGCAGATACGCACATCACGGTTATTTTCCTCCCCATCGTCCTGACAAACTTCCGATGGACGTTCCAACGCACCACCTTTTGCGGTACGCGCAGAGAGCGAGCAGAGTATGgtcaataaagtttttttgacGGTCTTTGCATCGTGCGAAAAAATGCACAAACAAGGCCActttccacgccatttttcaggatgattacaTGGTGTTGGGAAGAACACGCTCAAGTTCGTGACTATGCACTCCTAACCCTATGTTTTCGTGGGAAGTGTCAACATCTTCATCGTAATTGATGGTATACTTCTTTCAGCGCTCAACATAACAACCAACATTTCCTTATTCCTTAAAAGAGGTTAAGTAAGGTTTTCTGTTTTAAACCAATTATAATGTTTTTCCgtaatacaatatatatatatatattcagtAATACTACATGGGGCCACGCCCGAAGGCTTTATGTGTCAAAATTTATCCTTGAGACAATTCGGTACGTTCGGTTGTCGCTAGCAGGGCTTCCATATCCCCTTCTAGCAAATCGGAGCGGACACCGAAAGCATTTTCCGACAAATCAACAGTCAATTTTCCCACTATTATCACAAATGACTTCAACTTGCGCGACATTATTTGGACGGATACTCCTCATGCAGTAAATAGTGTCTCAAAGCCTTTTGTTGGCTTGTGTCAAAGTTAAAAGTTAGTACAATCAGTCAAATTTCCCACATTACGAAACCATATCCTTGATATTATCATTTGCTCCCACAGACACAGTGTTAAAAACGCCCGAAGAATTCCTTCTATTGGATTCAACGTCATGGCAAGATATCAGTTGGCTTCCCAGATACATCAGTTCGTTATATCGCCTATAGAAACGCAGGATTATACAATAGAAAGAAGCTTTAAAATTGTAGACTTCTCCCGCGTAAGAAGCTGTCTCAATCAGATTGGACGAGAAATTGAGAAACATGAGAAATTTCCGAGGGAACTGTTACGGTGCAATGAATCAATTGAAAGCAAATTCGCTGAAATGTTGTCGAAATattggtattgaaatatttctacttctcatctattttattcttattctaaaATTTATGAGATATCTTTGAAAACTGCTTGAAGCAGATAATACgacaaaaaggagaagagtCAGGTGAACGGCTCGAATTTCaagaacgacaaaaaaaaacacgaaaaaatcaacattttgttcctaCCAAGGGATCATATCATATCACATTGTCAACattgtacattttcaaaacaaaatgttgaggCCCTACGCCATTACGGTCCTACGCCTGAAACTTAATATAATactttgtaatttatgtaactgcttaatattttttaatgtaaatactaagtaatattttgtcctggttATTATGGCATCCTCCATTCACAACTGGCCAACGCCCCCTTCCCTTGCAACACCCTTCCCTTACGATCCCCTGATGGGGAAACCCGATCACAGTTGACCCTGGTTGTGCTTCATGTAGTGTTGCCAAAATCAAAACTTGATTTCTACAAGGGTCTTAAAggcggcataccacgaatctggtgtggtacggatttcaggtgggtaccTCTGAtatggaagatgcggctcctAATCCTTGATATGATATTTcctcctaatcgccgtaaaaaacggcccgtaagatgcggcttcgagcgttccgggcgCTGTTCCCTACGAAGAGTTGTTTTGGAGCGTGCCACACGCGTGCATCGTTCAGGCTGTTTTTTAGGaggaaatagacggaatcaccctgttCCCCAGCCCACTACGACCCCGGCTAGGCGTGTATACAATCACCCCacaatctggggtggtgcctttaaataagGTTTAAACTTTAGAGTTCCCCAATTGCAAATACTACTTTTCATCTAGCTTTTTTAGTAGCTAACCTTCCAAACTTTTAACTGCTCCAATTTCTGAGTAACTgctgtattttgaaaaaagaaatcctagaaCATTCGAGAACTCCAGTAGGCTGAAACAAAATATCTATTTTCTAGGTTCGACTTTCCTATCTTGCAGTAAACCCTATGAGTGGATGTCCTTAAGAAGAACATCGCTTCAAAGAAATAAGGAGCAAATATTCATGTTATGCAAAACAACGGTTCATTCAGAGGAGGGGTCATAAATACAAATCGAAGGAAGGTTAAATCATCAAGTGAACTATTCTGAAGCACCTATGTAGATGGTTGCAAGAGAATTCATAGTTGTAATGGAAGTACTACCGGAAAGCAGCAGCAGCTGAAACGAAGAGTACAGACGTTACTAAATACGCTAATCTGCGCAACCGTAAGCtgctttaaatttaaatttaaaattcttcaGCCACTACTAAGGGAATAGAATAATCATCTCATGGGAGGTTATGCTTAGAAGCTTGTAGTTCgccaaattttgaatttgtctACTATTTTGAGGTACTCGcttcttggaatttttctcctgGAGCTGCAACGAACTAAAACGTTGGCGATCAACCACTTGAGACTAGCTTTGGTTCATGGAATACGAATATTTGACGTGAGCATTTGAAATGGAGCTGGGCATTTGAAATGGTGTTTACGAATATGAAACCTCGGAAAAACTCCCCAATAACATATTTATTGCTGTATGAACAATGGTCAGATCACTAACATATTTTGAGCTGAACACGCTAATCGGCTGAGGTTTAGCGCTTGCCGCGTCAAGCCGGATCATAAATCTGCCGTCTGGCCCGACGTGTTCCTGTGCTCCAGCATTTCTTGTTTCTTGGCCGACATCAACAACACTACACAGTAATTTTCGTGTTTGCACTGGTACTCTCCATTTTATAacattaccagtctgaacgtccggctaaagccggacttcagactttctgtggagtttgcttcgctcgccttcactgatgaacgaaaattaatattagtgccgttttctacgaaattggacttgtgcatctccaacaatctttcttccttttttatattataactaagggcgaaacatttcatagacatcttcctaaacgcgtcagttctacattttgagaacattcgaacttcagcttcaaacactccttatcaatatattatagacaaaatttaaaagtatcacgcgaaatatgggttttcctcctctgttctataaacagttatcaaagaatgacgtttcgggataaaattacgtgaaagacatcatcctactgataaagataacgttccacgtcagatcacataaacatcttgccactatttaagcacccgtttgcatgcgggtttccactttctgagagcggcatgctaccaacttgaggcgaacgaagaaggagatggacacgcggaggagtcatatagggtgtaaagcaaagcgatacagtggccacggctatgaaatggctgcaaccatctgtattttgcgtcatgcacacgaagttattgcgcactatttcgacgccaggtggacctgtcgcacccccttctatagggatctgacacctgtggacccgtcgcacccccttctataggaatctgtcgccggtggacccgtcgcacccccttctattggtatctggcgccggtggacccgtcgcacctgcttctataggtatctgtcgccggtggacccgtcgcacccccttctataggtatctgacgccggtggacccgtcgcactcctttttctggacatctggcgccggcgcagcaatctgacgccggtagacccgtcgcactcctttttctggacatctgacgccggcgcagcaatctgacgccggtggacccgtcgtacccccttctattggtatctggcgccggtggacccgtcgcacctgcttctataggtatctgacgccggtggacccgtcgcacccccttctataggtatccgacgtcttggacccgtcgcactcctttttctggacatctggcgccggcgcagcaatctgacgccggtggacccgtcgcacctgcttctataggtatctgtcgccggtggacccgtcgcacccccttctattggtatctgacgccggtggacccgtcgcactccttttctggacatctggcgccggcgcagcaatctgacgccggtggacccgtcgcaccctcttctataggtatctgacacctgtggacccgtcgcacccccttctataggtatctgacgccggtggacccgtcgcacccccttctataggtatccgacgtcttggacccgtcgcactcctttttctggacatctggcgccggcgcagcaatctgacgccggtgcacccgtcgcacccccttctataggtatctgacgccggtggacccgtcgcacccccttctataggtatccgacgtcttggacccgtcgcactcctttttctggacatctggcgccggcgcagcaatctgacgccggtgcacccgtcgcacccccttctattggtatctggcgccggtggacccgtcgcacctgcttctataggtatctgtcgccggtggacccgtcgcacccccttctataggtatctgacgccggtggacccgtcgcactcctttttctggacatctggcgccggcacagcaatctgacgccggtagacccgtcgcactcctttttctggacatctgacgccggcgcagcaatctgacgccggtggacccgtcgtacccccttctattggtatctggcgccggtggacccgtcgcacctgcttctataggtatctgtcgccggtggacccgtcgcacccccttctattggtatctgacgccggtggacccgtcgcactcctttttctggacatctggcgccggcgcagcaatctgacgccggtggacccgtcgcacccccttctataggtatctgacacctgtggacccgtcgcacccccttctataggtatccgacgtcttggacccgtcgcactcctttttctggacatctggcgccggcgcagcaatccgacgccggtggacccgtcgcacccccttctataggtatctgacacctgtggacccgtcgcacccccttctataggtatctgacgccggtggacccgtcgcacccccttctataggtatccgacgtcttggacccgtcgcactcctttttctggacatctggcgccggcgcagcaatctgacgccggtggacccgtcgcacctgcttctataggtatctgtcgccggtggacccgtcgcacccccttctataggaatctgtcgccggtggacccgtcgtacccccttctattggtatctggcgccggtggacccgtcgcactcctttttctggacatctggcgccggcgcagcaatctgacgccggtggacccgtcgcacccccttctataggtatctgacacctgtggacccgtcgcacccccttctataggtatctgacgccggtggacccgtcgcaccccttctataggtatccgacgtcttggacccgtcgcactcctttttctggacatctggcgccggcgcagcaatctgacgccggtgcacccgtcgcacccccttctataggtatctgacacctgtggacccgtcgcacccccttctataggtatctgacgccggtggacccgtcgcaccccttctataggtatccgacgtcttggacccgtcgcactcctttttctggacatctggcgccggcgcagcaatctgacgccggtgcacccgtcgcacccccttctataggtatctgacgccggtggacccgtcgcacccccttctattggtatctggcgccggtggacccgtcgcactcctttttctggacatctggcgccggcgcagcaatctgacgccggtggacccgtcgcaccccttctataggtatctgacacctgtggacccgtcgcacccccttctataggtatctgacgccggtggacccgtcgcacccccttctataggtatccgacgtcttggacccgtcgcactcctttttctggacatctggcgccggcgcagcaatctgacgccggtgcacccgtcgcacccctcttctataggtatctgacacctgtggacccgtcgcacccccttctataggtatctgacgccggtggacccgtcgcacccccttctataggtatccgacgtcttggacccgtcgcactcctttttctggacatctggcgccggcgcagcaatctgacgccggtgcacccgtcgcacccccttctataggtatctgacacctgtggacccgtcgcacccccttctataggtatctgacgccggtggacccgtcgcacccccttctataggtatccgacgtcttggacccgtcgcactcctttttctggacatctggcgccggcgcagcaatctgacgccggtgcacccgtcgcacccccttctataggtatctgacacctgtggacccgtcgcacccccttctataggtatctgacgccggtggacccgtcgcacccccttctataggtatccgacgtcttggacccgtcgcactccttttctggacatctggcgccggcgcagcaatctgacgccggtgcacccgtcgcacccccttctataggtatctgacacctgtggacccgtcgcacccccttctataggtatctgacgccggtggacccgtcgcacccccttctataggtatccgacgtcttggacccgtcgcactcctttttctggacatctggcgccggcgcagcaatctgacgccggtggacccgtcgcacccccttctataggtatccgatgtcgtgggacccgtcgcacccccttctataggtatc
This is a stretch of genomic DNA from Necator americanus strain Aroian chromosome II, whole genome shotgun sequence. It encodes these proteins:
- a CDS encoding hypothetical protein (NECATOR_CHRII.G7075.T1) translates to MFSKCRTDAFRKMSMKCFALSYNIKKEERLLEMHKSNFVENGTNINFRSSVKASEANSTESLKSGFSRTFRLVLVAAMLVGKVFADFSPDFSAYLASYYGPSVKDQMERRDLQGRGSFGGKADRSERLKNQPIVFVHGVSDTAGEKMRQAANWFKGRGYKDSELYSTTYFNGAQGNPLKWVEYGMRCEYVKQVRALIVATRLYTGRAVDVIAFSLGVPVSRKAILGGRCVDSGEYLGGPLTKYIDTFVGVAGPNHGISLQVGGVSIPGCVFSVIPVCNSVTGLYSGFCPSESEFLQDINKQVGYEGSHIFSIYSKKDQIVGHIVCNRVTSQIAGQMGEKVYENLNHDNTFHTSHEVQLAMIQNHIVV